A stretch of the Candidatus Hydrogenedentota bacterium genome encodes the following:
- the rpmJ gene encoding 50S ribosomal protein L36: MRVLSSLKTAKTRHPGCKIVRRKGRVYVINKINPRFKARQG; encoded by the coding sequence ATGCGTGTATTATCTTCTTTAAAAACGGCTAAGACCCGTCATCCGGGCTGCAAAATTGTGCGTCGCAAAGGACGTGTTTATGTGATCAATAAGATCAATCCACGTTTTAAAGCGCGGCAAGGCTGA
- a CDS encoding IMP cyclohydrolase yields the protein MSNKDLKAMYRTRTEGEFPEQFSVLGQDYAKVENLRYGTNPHQPAAFYRPVKDSGLVLGAYKMLKTGKSGLSQTNLEDMHHAVGILKYMKRPACAVMKHCNPSGVAMQHGSMPLTQVYERARDADAQAAFGGVVAFNTTVDENTAEEIMQTIIEAVVAPDFSEGALELFNDYARFKRNKDIRIVLTPPIAGLPKYLGDTQNAWEMKVFDDGSIVLAQPYLSRMRSVEDFVPAYNDHAKKGRIDIARPATEQELEDLLFAWRVNLHVRSNGVVIARNGQTLAVGTGEQDRVGAVQQAVHKAATKYKGDESLSGAVMASDGFFPFRDAVDAATGSGISAIAQPGGSVNDYDAIVAANESNTAMVFTLERCFSHH from the coding sequence ATGTCAAACAAAGATTTGAAAGCCATGTATCGTACTCGTACTGAAGGGGAATTTCCGGAACAATTTTCCGTCTTAGGGCAAGATTATGCAAAGGTGGAAAATCTCCGCTATGGTACGAATCCCCATCAACCTGCCGCTTTTTATCGTCCTGTCAAAGACAGCGGTCTGGTTCTTGGCGCTTATAAAATGCTTAAGACAGGTAAGAGCGGTTTATCGCAGACCAATCTTGAAGACATGCACCACGCTGTCGGTATCCTGAAATATATGAAACGGCCCGCCTGCGCCGTCATGAAACACTGTAATCCTTCCGGCGTCGCCATGCAGCACGGCTCCATGCCTTTGACGCAGGTCTATGAGCGTGCCCGTGACGCGGATGCACAAGCCGCCTTTGGCGGTGTCGTCGCATTTAATACGACTGTCGACGAAAATACAGCGGAAGAAATCATGCAAACGATTATCGAAGCCGTAGTCGCCCCGGACTTCTCAGAAGGCGCTTTGGAGCTCTTCAACGACTACGCGCGTTTTAAACGGAACAAAGATATTCGTATTGTTTTGACACCCCCTATTGCCGGACTGCCGAAATATCTGGGGGATACCCAAAATGCATGGGAAATGAAAGTCTTTGATGATGGCTCCATCGTCTTGGCGCAACCCTATCTCTCACGGATGCGGTCGGTGGAGGATTTTGTACCTGCCTATAATGACCATGCTAAAAAAGGACGCATCGATATTGCCCGCCCTGCAACAGAACAGGAATTGGAAGATCTGCTCTTTGCATGGAGAGTCAATTTACACGTGCGCTCCAACGGCGTGGTGATTGCTCGAAACGGACAGACCCTCGCTGTGGGCACCGGCGAACAAGACCGCGTGGGCGCCGTACAGCAGGCTGTTCATAAGGCAGCAACAAAATATAAAGGCGACGAGTCGCTCAGCGGCGCCGTTATGGCATCAGATGGTTTTTTCCCCTTTCGTGATGCAGTGGATGCAGCAACGGGTTCAGGGATTAGTGCCATCGCGCAGCCGGGCGGCAGCGTGAATGACTATGATGCTATCGTCGCAGCCAATGAATCGAATACCGCCATGGTCTTCACATTGGAGCGCTGCTTCTCACATCACTGA
- a CDS encoding HAD-IIA family hydrolase: MTINRINAFLLDMDGTVYLGPNLIDGAVEFISYLQQSEIPFLFLTNNPSADSDYYQNKQKRMGINVEVSSILTAGAATARYLQKETLYRRLCVLGTPSFEQELLRVGMDLEHEDPEAVVIAFDKTLTYEKLERACLLVSAGLPYIATNPDRVCPTEYGYIPDCGAIAALIESATGRLPKFIGKPEPAFAQLALQVLGREAGETAMVGDRLYTDIAMAHEADMPGILVLSGESTKEDVEKATRKPDLVYYSVKELQKALMAR; this comes from the coding sequence ATGACTATAAATAGAATTAACGCGTTTTTACTGGACATGGACGGTACGGTATATCTTGGTCCAAACCTTATTGACGGCGCTGTTGAATTTATAAGTTATCTCCAACAATCCGAAATCCCTTTTTTATTTTTGACCAATAATCCATCGGCGGATAGCGACTATTACCAAAACAAACAAAAGCGTATGGGAATCAACGTGGAGGTCTCCTCCATACTTACGGCTGGCGCCGCTACGGCGCGATATTTACAAAAAGAAACGCTTTACCGTCGATTGTGTGTTTTGGGCACTCCAAGCTTTGAGCAAGAATTGCTGCGCGTCGGAATGGATCTTGAGCATGAAGATCCCGAAGCAGTCGTGATCGCTTTTGATAAGACCCTTACCTATGAAAAACTGGAACGGGCCTGTTTGTTGGTTAGTGCCGGACTCCCCTATATTGCCACCAACCCGGATCGCGTCTGTCCGACAGAATACGGGTATATCCCGGACTGCGGCGCCATCGCCGCTTTAATTGAATCCGCTACAGGACGCCTGCCCAAATTTATTGGTAAACCGGAACCTGCCTTTGCACAATTGGCGTTGCAAGTATTGGGAAGGGAAGCGGGGGAAACCGCTATGGTAGGGGATCGTTTATATACAGATATTGCCATGGCCCATGAAGCGGACATGCCGGGGATCTTGGTACTCTCCGGAGAGAGTACCAAGGAAGACGTTGAAAAAGCGACCCGGAAGCCTGACTTGGTCTATTACTCTGTAAAAGAGCTGCAGAAGGCGTTAATGGCACGTTAA
- a CDS encoding phosphoenolpyruvate carboxykinase (GTP) — protein MSNSNLEKLRAMLDERNSSLIESLNNEALFQFLADSVELCAPDSVWVSTDEEEDIAYTREMAQKIGEERSLCIDGHTIHFDGPQDQGRDREVTKYLVPEGKSLSKALNQIDREEGLEEIRELLKDSMRGRIMVVRFMALGPNASDFSIPCVECTDSFYVSHSLDLLYRPGFNEFKRLGKDARFFATLHSSGKVDDRKVSAEVDKKRIYIDHTTDIVYSVNTQYAGNTVGLKKLALRLTIQKASREGWLAEHMFLMGVHGKNERKTYFAGAFPSACGKTSTAMLPGESIVGDDIAFFRAIDGKCMAVNAEAGIFGIIQNVTEKDDPIIWDALNKPGEVIFSNVLVKDGKPYWLGMDRETPDDGETFVGQWYKGKKDQEGAEIPLAHKNARYAISLRALQNCDKELENPCGVELSGIMYGGRDALAYVPCQQAFSWEHGIIAYGASLETETTFATIGKEGVPEINLMSIQDFVAIPLGQYIKNNLDFGTKVERPPLIFGVNYFLRNKEGKFVNGVRDKHIWVKWMERRVHNEVCALKAPTGMIPCYEDLKELFKEVLNKEYTREAYEEQFTIRIQENLDKLDRVMKFHHEQVFDGPELLFKILNEQRDRLVAAEKEFGPYISPFSLPVAE, from the coding sequence ATGAGTAATTCAAATCTTGAAAAATTACGAGCCATGCTTGATGAACGCAATTCTTCATTGATTGAGTCTTTGAATAACGAGGCGCTTTTTCAATTCTTGGCGGATTCCGTTGAGCTGTGTGCCCCGGATTCCGTATGGGTGAGCACTGACGAAGAAGAAGATATTGCTTATACCCGTGAGATGGCACAAAAAATCGGTGAAGAACGTTCCCTGTGCATTGATGGCCATACCATTCACTTTGATGGTCCCCAAGATCAAGGACGAGACCGTGAAGTAACGAAGTATCTTGTGCCTGAAGGGAAGTCGCTAAGTAAGGCATTGAACCAAATTGACCGCGAAGAAGGGCTTGAAGAAATTCGCGAACTGTTAAAAGATTCTATGCGTGGGCGTATTATGGTTGTGCGCTTTATGGCGCTTGGACCGAATGCTTCAGATTTCAGCATCCCTTGCGTGGAATGCACCGATTCATTCTACGTCTCTCATTCTCTGGATCTGTTATACCGCCCCGGTTTTAACGAATTTAAACGTCTCGGCAAAGATGCCCGGTTTTTCGCGACACTCCATTCAAGCGGTAAAGTCGATGATCGCAAAGTCAGCGCAGAGGTCGATAAGAAGCGGATTTATATTGATCACACAACGGATATCGTCTATTCCGTCAATACCCAATATGCGGGCAATACGGTGGGACTTAAAAAGCTTGCGCTCCGTTTAACCATTCAAAAAGCGAGTCGCGAAGGCTGGCTTGCAGAACACATGTTCCTCATGGGCGTTCACGGCAAAAACGAACGCAAAACGTATTTTGCCGGTGCCTTCCCAAGTGCCTGCGGAAAGACCTCCACGGCCATGTTGCCCGGTGAAAGCATTGTGGGCGATGACATCGCATTCTTCAGAGCGATTGATGGCAAATGTATGGCAGTAAATGCAGAAGCCGGTATTTTTGGTATTATCCAAAACGTAACGGAAAAAGATGACCCCATTATTTGGGATGCCCTCAACAAACCGGGTGAAGTGATTTTCTCCAACGTCTTGGTCAAAGACGGAAAACCTTATTGGCTGGGTATGGATAGGGAAACGCCCGATGACGGCGAGACTTTCGTCGGACAATGGTACAAAGGAAAGAAAGACCAAGAAGGGGCGGAAATTCCATTGGCCCACAAAAATGCGCGCTATGCCATTTCCCTGCGTGCCCTGCAAAACTGCGACAAGGAATTGGAAAACCCCTGTGGCGTCGAGCTGTCGGGAATCATGTACGGCGGCCGCGACGCTCTGGCGTATGTACCCTGTCAGCAAGCCTTCAGTTGGGAACATGGTATTATCGCCTATGGCGCCAGCCTTGAGACAGAGACCACTTTCGCTACCATAGGCAAAGAAGGGGTGCCTGAAATTAACCTCATGAGTATTCAGGATTTTGTCGCCATTCCTTTGGGGCAATACATTAAAAATAATTTAGATTTTGGAACAAAAGTAGAGCGCCCGCCCTTAATCTTTGGTGTTAACTATTTCTTACGCAACAAAGAGGGAAAATTTGTCAATGGTGTGCGCGACAAACATATTTGGGTGAAATGGATGGAACGGCGTGTCCACAATGAAGTGTGCGCGCTGAAAGCACCCACGGGCATGATCCCGTGCTATGAAGATTTGAAAGAGCTCTTTAAAGAAGTGCTAAACAAAGAATACACCCGTGAAGCTTATGAGGAACAATTCACGATTCGCATCCAAGAGAATCTGGACAAGCTGGATCGTGTGATGAAGTTTCATCACGAGCAAGTCTTTGACGGTCCGGAACTCCTTTTCAAAATCTTGAACGAACAACGGGATCGCTTAGTGGCTGCTGAAAAAGAATTTGGCCCCTACATCTCGCCCTTTTCGTTGCCTGTAGCGGAATAG
- a CDS encoding phosphotransferase — translation MVFDKNDFEKIGAILKENYDLGAFKTPYFLETTHQRRHYKLVVESEAGKFLLKTYDNDPVTLAALYFQHNLAYHLLKNELPVANIKRTRDGHSFVCLDNRTLELQEFLDGGSMPVTENTLQISGSALGRFHQVCQGMPAPPRDARKWRFSEVPTHNLKEFFERALSEDKGPKTKNHCNNIFKFLNDAKTELDADKRHTFETGIIHGDWHSGNLLFINEKLNGIIDMEFAGDGCYLEDLSYAVSNLCIRSAADEKKMEHRIHMLLSAYERHRTLSYAEQVALYYAVGIKHITTISYQMPKEQGLVAGYTPRQWMVILDFQTQWMAKESHKARWGE, via the coding sequence TTGGTATTCGATAAAAACGACTTTGAGAAAATCGGCGCAATCCTAAAAGAAAATTATGATCTGGGTGCATTTAAAACCCCCTATTTTCTTGAAACCACCCACCAACGGCGACACTACAAGCTGGTAGTGGAGTCCGAGGCCGGTAAATTTCTTCTTAAAACCTACGACAATGATCCGGTCACCTTGGCTGCCCTTTATTTTCAGCATAATCTCGCCTATCATTTACTTAAAAACGAATTGCCCGTTGCCAATATTAAAAGAACCCGCGACGGTCATTCTTTCGTTTGCCTGGATAATCGAACCTTGGAATTACAAGAGTTTTTGGACGGCGGTTCCATGCCCGTTACTGAAAATACACTGCAGATTTCAGGCAGTGCCCTCGGGCGTTTTCATCAGGTATGTCAGGGAATGCCTGCTCCTCCGAGGGACGCTCGAAAATGGCGTTTTAGTGAAGTGCCCACCCATAATCTGAAGGAATTTTTCGAGCGGGCGCTCAGCGAAGATAAGGGGCCTAAAACAAAAAATCATTGCAACAATATTTTTAAGTTTTTGAATGATGCAAAGACTGAATTAGATGCGGATAAGCGTCATACCTTTGAAACAGGTATCATTCACGGAGACTGGCACAGCGGCAATTTACTCTTCATCAATGAAAAGCTTAATGGAATCATTGATATGGAATTTGCGGGAGACGGATGTTATCTCGAAGACTTGTCCTACGCCGTTTCCAATTTATGTATTCGCAGTGCCGCTGATGAGAAAAAAATGGAGCATCGAATCCATATGTTGTTGAGTGCCTATGAACGTCATCGTACCTTATCTTATGCGGAACAAGTCGCCCTCTATTATGCTGTGGGGATAAAACATATTACCACTATTTCCTACCAAATGCCGAAGGAACAGGGGCTCGTTGCCGGCTACACACCCCGGCAATGGATGGTTATCTTAGACTTTCAAACACAGTGGATGGCAAAAGAATCGCACAAAGCCCGATGGGGTGAATAG
- a CDS encoding exodeoxyribonuclease VII large subunit, whose translation MERATTRIYTISEVTQRIKGLLETEIGTLWVSGEISNYVRATSGHAYFTLKDANSQLAAVIFKGRLNYVKFVPENGLEVLVRGKLTAYEKRGTYQIFIEEMHPKGLGALQLAYEKLKQKLAEEGLFDEKHKKKIPLLPRRIGVVTSPTGAAIQDILNIINRRFANVHVLLYPARVQGTGSVEQIVQGIRSLDQWGVDVIIVGRGGGSLEDLWSFNEEPVVRAIFAATTPIISAVGHEIDYSLSDFVADLRAPTPSAAAELVVQERAALVDQLRQYKNRLKMGLGHHFSRLKTHFTTLSESWVFTSPEMLFREYRQVLDELRLNFGKTPEIFLLMKKQEIARNARLLSVLSPQKRLGEQTAQFEALKQRLNRDGRLIVDMTRRRFHALPARLHALSPLAVLGRGYALAFKMPEEELLYSVTQVETGEEVRLWLRSGELITQIKTINEKGGINKYELEKE comes from the coding sequence ATGGAACGGGCAACTACCAGAATATACACCATATCCGAGGTAACACAGCGCATCAAAGGGCTCCTTGAGACTGAAATAGGAACGCTTTGGGTCAGCGGCGAAATCTCTAATTACGTGCGTGCCACATCGGGGCACGCCTATTTTACCCTGAAAGACGCCAACAGCCAGCTTGCTGCCGTCATCTTTAAAGGGCGCTTAAACTACGTTAAATTTGTGCCTGAAAACGGTTTAGAAGTCCTTGTTCGCGGAAAACTCACGGCTTACGAAAAGCGCGGTACCTACCAGATTTTTATTGAGGAAATGCATCCGAAAGGACTGGGCGCACTTCAGTTGGCCTATGAAAAGCTGAAGCAAAAACTGGCAGAGGAAGGCTTGTTTGACGAGAAACACAAAAAAAAGATTCCGCTGCTGCCCCGTCGTATCGGCGTTGTGACCTCCCCCACCGGAGCCGCCATTCAGGATATTTTGAATATTATTAATCGGCGTTTTGCTAATGTCCATGTCTTGTTATATCCCGCCCGTGTTCAAGGCACAGGTTCGGTAGAACAAATTGTACAAGGTATTCGCAGCTTAGATCAGTGGGGCGTCGATGTCATCATTGTGGGCCGAGGCGGCGGTTCTTTGGAAGATCTCTGGTCTTTCAATGAAGAACCCGTTGTACGTGCAATCTTCGCCGCCACGACACCTATCATCTCCGCCGTTGGCCACGAAATAGACTATAGCCTCTCTGATTTCGTGGCGGATCTGCGCGCGCCCACGCCCAGCGCCGCGGCGGAATTGGTGGTTCAAGAACGCGCCGCTCTTGTGGATCAATTACGACAATACAAGAACCGTTTAAAAATGGGACTGGGACACCACTTCTCCCGTCTGAAGACACACTTTACCACGTTGAGCGAATCCTGGGTCTTTACAAGTCCGGAAATGCTTTTCCGTGAATACAGACAAGTTCTGGATGAGCTGCGGCTTAACTTCGGAAAAACGCCTGAAATATTTTTGCTGATGAAAAAACAGGAGATTGCACGCAATGCGCGTCTCTTAAGCGTATTATCTCCGCAAAAACGACTTGGTGAACAGACAGCGCAATTCGAGGCATTGAAACAACGGCTGAATCGCGACGGCAGATTAATTGTGGATATGACGCGCCGCCGTTTTCATGCGCTGCCGGCGCGGCTCCACGCATTAAGCCCCTTGGCTGTCCTAGGACGAGGCTACGCACTTGCTTTTAAAATGCCGGAAGAGGAACTGTTGTATTCCGTGACGCAAGTCGAAACAGGAGAGGAAGTGCGCCTTTGGCTCCGTTCCGGAGAACTGATTACCCAAATAAAAACCATAAACGAAAAAGGTGGAATCAATAAATATGAGCTCGAAAAAGAATAG
- a CDS encoding exodeoxyribonuclease VII small subunit, which yields MSSKKNSTSKESSFEDDLQRLEEIVNDLESGKLPLDSALQQFESGVKLVRKCEQTLSAAEKKIEMLVQGMDNNLEAVPFNESGDAEETATAEKPSPDTAKHQPKEPKSKQAPPSAAEYSDATEDDADDEDELY from the coding sequence ATGAGCTCGAAAAAGAATAGTACCTCCAAGGAAAGCAGTTTTGAAGATGATCTTCAGCGCTTGGAAGAAATTGTCAATGATTTGGAATCGGGAAAGCTTCCCCTTGACTCGGCTTTACAACAATTTGAAAGCGGTGTCAAGTTGGTGCGTAAATGTGAACAGACCTTGAGCGCCGCAGAAAAAAAGATTGAGATGCTGGTACAAGGCATGGACAACAACCTTGAAGCGGTTCCCTTCAATGAATCGGGTGACGCCGAAGAAACGGCAACTGCTGAGAAGCCTTCTCCCGACACCGCTAAGCATCAACCCAAAGAACCTAAAAGTAAACAAGCCCCTCCGAGTGCCGCAGAATATTCTGATGCAACAGAAGACGATGCTGATGACGAAGATGAACTCTACTAA
- a CDS encoding polyprenyl synthetase family protein, giving the protein MDMNAFLNKCAAFDDTALETYIAACIGAPAALLDVMRYSVQAGWKRFRPALALGACELACGDPMPALPGACALEMIHTYSLIHDDLPAMDNDDMRRGKPTSHKIFGEAVAILAGDGLLTLAFQVIGQRGNLAAIHELARASGIEGMVGGQYLDTQAEGKAITLDALKEIHSKKTGALITASLRIGALLGDGSDHLLDCLTGYGEHLGLLFQITDDILDVTGDSAALGKTIGKDQEQGKATYPALLGLDQARALADETAAAALATLHSFGSEADIFRRLIDFLRHRNH; this is encoded by the coding sequence ATGGACATGAACGCCTTCTTAAATAAATGTGCGGCATTTGACGATACTGCACTTGAAACCTATATCGCCGCCTGCATCGGCGCGCCGGCAGCACTCTTGGATGTAATGCGCTATAGTGTGCAAGCAGGCTGGAAACGCTTTCGCCCTGCCTTGGCACTGGGAGCCTGTGAATTGGCCTGCGGCGATCCTATGCCTGCTTTGCCCGGAGCCTGCGCACTCGAAATGATCCATACCTATTCCTTAATTCATGATGATCTGCCCGCCATGGATAATGACGACATGCGCCGGGGCAAACCCACCTCCCACAAAATATTTGGTGAAGCTGTTGCGATTCTTGCTGGCGATGGACTGCTTACCCTTGCCTTTCAGGTGATCGGACAGCGTGGCAATTTGGCGGCCATCCATGAACTTGCCCGCGCCTCCGGCATTGAAGGCATGGTAGGCGGTCAATATCTTGACACCCAAGCCGAAGGAAAGGCCATTACTCTTGATGCTCTCAAAGAAATCCATTCAAAAAAAACGGGTGCATTAATTACCGCTTCGCTGCGTATCGGCGCGCTCTTAGGAGACGGTTCCGATCATTTGCTGGATTGTCTCACAGGCTATGGTGAACATCTGGGATTACTATTCCAAATTACCGATGATATTTTAGATGTCACCGGAGACAGCGCCGCCTTGGGCAAGACGATTGGCAAAGATCAGGAACAGGGCAAGGCAACCTACCCCGCTCTGCTGGGATTGGATCAAGCCCGTGCCTTGGCCGATGAAACCGCAGCAGCAGCCTTGGCAACACTTCATAGTTTTGGATCGGAAGCCGACATCTTTCGGCGGCTCATCGATTTTTTACGGCACCGGAACCACTGA
- a CDS encoding RNA-binding protein, which yields MNVYVGNLAYATTSDGLRALFEEFGEVTSANVISDRDSGRSKGFGFVEMADDAAAREAIEKLNGTEVDGRTITVNEARPREERSNRGGRGGGYGGGRGGYRR from the coding sequence ATGAATGTCTATGTAGGCAACCTTGCGTATGCCACCACAAGTGACGGTTTGCGCGCACTCTTCGAAGAATTTGGCGAGGTAACATCGGCAAACGTAATCTCTGATCGAGATTCCGGGCGCTCCAAAGGCTTTGGTTTTGTCGAAATGGCTGACGATGCAGCAGCTCGTGAAGCAATCGAAAAACTGAATGGGACTGAAGTTGACGGTCGCACCATTACGGTCAATGAAGCACGCCCTCGTGAAGAACGCAGCAATCGTGGCGGACGCGGCGGTGGTTATGGCGGTGGTCGTGGCGGATATCGCCGTTAA
- a CDS encoding DUF1080 domain-containing protein: MKKTILITVVLTALCIGLGYFAVQFALEGQWKPRPEGMPTDPPSGEDWVNLLAPDQETHWKNITDDNAIFEIKDGQLHLFGKSLGKLRYAGYTAREFSDFELHVEFKVAKRTNSGVFLRVKENDPVRRGFEIQVLDDHGKVPCRTGTGSIYDMACPMYNLARPAGEWNSYDIRVQGKEVKVTVNGWKVIDTDFSLMTTPLGKFPIAFSELPLEGMLALQDHGGEVWYRNIYIRPL, translated from the coding sequence ATGAAAAAGACGATCCTAATCACCGTGGTGCTGACGGCATTGTGTATTGGTCTTGGCTATTTCGCAGTACAGTTTGCACTGGAAGGACAATGGAAGCCTCGACCGGAAGGCATGCCTACCGACCCGCCAAGCGGTGAGGACTGGGTGAATCTGCTTGCGCCGGATCAAGAAACCCATTGGAAAAATATTACAGACGACAACGCGATCTTTGAGATTAAAGACGGGCAGCTTCATTTGTTCGGGAAGTCCCTTGGAAAATTGCGTTATGCCGGATATACAGCCCGCGAATTTAGCGACTTTGAATTACATGTAGAATTTAAAGTGGCTAAGCGAACCAATAGCGGTGTCTTCTTGCGCGTCAAAGAAAATGATCCTGTCCGTCGCGGCTTCGAAATTCAAGTCCTCGATGATCACGGTAAAGTCCCCTGCAGAACAGGAACAGGTTCCATCTACGACATGGCCTGTCCCATGTATAATCTTGCCCGCCCTGCAGGCGAATGGAATTCTTATGACATTCGTGTCCAAGGAAAAGAAGTGAAGGTTACTGTCAATGGATGGAAAGTGATTGACACGGACTTCAGTTTGATGACGACCCCCTTGGGTAAATTCCCCATTGCGTTTTCAGAATTGCCTCTTGAAGGGATGCTCGCGCTGCAAGATCATGGGGGAGAGGTGTGGTACCGTAATATTTATATCCGACCCTTATGA
- a CDS encoding sugar ABC transporter ATP-binding protein: MSEYLLEMRDITKKYPGVVALNNVNLSVRPGEVHCLVGENGAGKSTLMKVLAGAISKDEGQIFLNGEAVEYNTPHKAARLGISMIHQEFNLVPQMSVAENIYLGRAPRRLGVVQWQALYDNAARALEQLNSDLNPRRLVGTLSVAEQQVVEIAKALSINARILVMDEPSATLTDHELESLFTLIKSLYRQGMAIIYISHRLEEIFELGRRVTVMRDGHWISTGDVCDVSREELIRMMVGRELKDEFPKRSSEPGAVRLRAEKLGRKGVFSDISFQVRAGEVIGLTGLVGAGRTEVARALFGADPLTEGKVTLDNNDLVFRSPRQAIAHGLGLLTEDRKGQGLVLGMSVRANITLSNMNAALKGPLLLPSKERRIARDFVGKLKIKTPHVEEIVHNLSGGTQQKVVLAKWLLTHSKVLIFDEPTRGIDVGAKMEIYRLINEIAAQGVAIILITSELPEALGMCDRIYVMREGRIMGELSGAEANQESIMTLATAEI, translated from the coding sequence ATGAGCGAATATTTGTTGGAAATGCGGGACATTACGAAGAAGTATCCCGGCGTGGTAGCGTTGAACAACGTGAATTTATCTGTTAGACCGGGCGAGGTTCATTGTCTTGTGGGGGAGAATGGGGCGGGCAAGTCGACGCTCATGAAAGTACTTGCTGGCGCTATTTCCAAAGATGAGGGGCAAATATTTCTCAACGGTGAAGCCGTTGAATACAACACACCCCATAAGGCGGCGCGCCTAGGCATCAGCATGATTCATCAAGAATTCAATTTGGTGCCGCAAATGAGCGTGGCAGAAAATATCTATCTGGGCCGTGCGCCCCGTCGTCTTGGTGTGGTACAGTGGCAGGCGCTTTATGACAATGCTGCCCGCGCCCTGGAACAGTTGAACTCGGATTTAAATCCGCGGCGTCTCGTGGGTACCTTGAGCGTGGCCGAACAGCAGGTGGTGGAAATTGCGAAGGCATTGTCCATTAACGCCCGTATCCTTGTGATGGATGAACCGTCCGCCACCTTGACCGATCACGAACTGGAATCATTATTTACCTTGATCAAGTCGCTCTATAGACAGGGCATGGCGATCATTTATATTTCCCATCGTTTGGAAGAAATCTTTGAGCTGGGACGGCGTGTCACGGTCATGCGCGATGGGCATTGGATCAGCACGGGCGATGTTTGCGATGTATCTCGGGAAGAGTTAATACGGATGATGGTTGGCCGTGAACTCAAAGATGAATTTCCGAAGCGGAGTTCCGAGCCCGGAGCTGTTCGTTTGCGTGCAGAAAAACTGGGGCGGAAAGGAGTGTTTTCCGACATATCTTTCCAAGTACGTGCGGGGGAAGTGATTGGTCTTACCGGCTTGGTGGGCGCCGGTCGTACCGAAGTTGCCCGCGCTTTATTCGGCGCAGATCCTTTAACGGAAGGAAAAGTCACACTGGACAATAATGACCTTGTCTTTCGTTCTCCCAGGCAAGCTATAGCCCATGGTTTGGGCTTGCTCACGGAAGATCGTAAAGGGCAGGGCTTGGTCTTGGGTATGAGTGTGCGCGCGAATATAACCTTGTCTAATATGAATGCCGCCTTGAAAGGGCCGCTGCTGCTGCCTTCGAAAGAGCGGCGTATCGCCCGGGATTTCGTAGGTAAATTAAAAATCAAGACGCCTCACGTGGAAGAGATCGTCCACAATTTAAGTGGGGGAACTCAACAAAAAGTTGTGTTGGCAAAATGGCTGTTGACCCATTCCAAAGTCTTGATTTTTGATGAGCCGACGCGCGGCATCGATGTGGGTGCAAAAATGGAAATTTACCGGCTCATAAATGAGATTGCCGCGCAAGGCGTGGCGATTATTCTGATCACCAGCGAGCTGCCTGAAGCGTTGGGAATGTGTGATCGTATTTATGTAATGCGGGAGGGGCGGATTATGGGCGAGCTGTCCGGAGCAGAGGCGAACCAAGAATCTATTATGACCTTGGCAACGGCCGAAATATAA
- the rpsU gene encoding 30S ribosomal protein S21 — MTKVRVKVDEPFEKALRRFKKKCNKEGLMQRLKEVKYFEKPSEQRRRRLAKAVARAVLEEQ, encoded by the coding sequence GTGACGAAGGTTCGTGTTAAAGTAGACGAGCCCTTTGAAAAAGCATTGCGTCGTTTTAAGAAAAAATGCAATAAAGAAGGGCTTATGCAACGTCTGAAAGAAGTTAAATATTTCGAAAAGCCTTCAGAACAACGGCGTCGGCGCTTAGCCAAGGCGGTCGCCCGTGCCGTGCTTGAAGAACAATAA